The following proteins are encoded in a genomic region of Egibacteraceae bacterium:
- a CDS encoding AarF/ABC1/UbiB kinase family protein: MADDPPRRRTAKSELGGRAQRGAQLARLSASTSAGFLASRVRGLRDGDVADQRFHAETAAKVMELLGSMKGAAMKVGQIASFVDLDLPAEAQATYHEVLSALRDAAPAMEPERIAEVVADEFGARPEEVFAHWTPTPLASASIGQVHRARLPGGAEVAVKVQYPGVAEAVEGDLANAEAFAPMAKMISPNLQIRPLMVEMRDRLIDELDYQREAEYQAAFHARYDGHPFIRVPAVHPDYCRPRVLTSEYVEGMDFTTMLETADEPTRQRYGEIIYRFVFGSLNRFRLFNADPHPGNYLFPGDGTVAFLDFGSVKLFGRETRAAIQEQLRAVLAGDTDRLVAVLGDAGFLPPGHRFDRERLMDWFRFFNEPVLHDREWTYTPEFAREVIRATTDPRAGYVDLLRKLNLPPDYLLLNRIQWGVNSILGRLRATANWHRIALELCNGAEPATALGREEAAFIAASPYVA, from the coding sequence ATGGCCGACGACCCTCCTCGCCGAAGGACCGCCAAGTCCGAGCTCGGCGGGCGCGCCCAGCGGGGGGCGCAGCTGGCCAGGTTGTCGGCCTCGACGAGCGCGGGCTTCCTCGCCTCGCGCGTGCGGGGGCTGCGCGACGGCGACGTCGCCGACCAGCGGTTCCATGCGGAGACCGCCGCGAAGGTCATGGAGCTACTCGGCTCCATGAAGGGTGCGGCGATGAAGGTCGGGCAGATCGCGAGCTTCGTCGACCTCGACCTGCCCGCGGAGGCGCAGGCCACCTACCACGAGGTCCTGTCCGCCCTCCGCGACGCGGCGCCGGCCATGGAACCCGAGCGCATCGCCGAGGTGGTGGCCGACGAGTTCGGCGCGCGACCCGAGGAGGTCTTCGCGCACTGGACGCCGACGCCGCTGGCCAGCGCGAGCATCGGGCAGGTGCACCGGGCGCGCCTGCCCGGCGGTGCGGAGGTGGCCGTCAAGGTGCAGTACCCGGGGGTCGCGGAAGCCGTCGAGGGTGACCTCGCCAACGCCGAGGCCTTCGCGCCCATGGCGAAGATGATCTCGCCGAACCTCCAGATACGCCCTCTCATGGTGGAGATGCGCGACCGGCTGATCGACGAGCTCGACTACCAGCGGGAGGCCGAGTACCAGGCCGCCTTCCATGCCCGCTACGACGGGCATCCCTTCATCCGCGTGCCCGCCGTCCACCCCGACTACTGCAGACCCCGGGTCCTGACCAGCGAGTATGTGGAGGGCATGGACTTCACGACGATGCTCGAGACGGCCGACGAGCCGACCCGCCAGCGCTACGGCGAGATCATCTACCGGTTCGTGTTCGGCTCGCTCAACCGATTCCGGCTGTTCAACGCCGACCCCCATCCGGGCAACTACCTCTTCCCCGGTGACGGCACCGTGGCGTTCCTCGACTTCGGCAGCGTGAAGCTGTTCGGGCGCGAAACCCGGGCGGCCATCCAGGAGCAGCTGCGCGCCGTGCTCGCCGGTGACACCGACCGGCTCGTCGCGGTGCTCGGCGACGCGGGGTTCCTGCCACCCGGGCACCGATTCGACCGCGAGCGGCTGATGGACTGGTTCCGGTTCTTCAACGAGCCGGTCCTGCACGACCGCGAGTGGACCTACACCCCGGAGTTCGCCAGGGAGGTCATCCGGGCGACCACCGACCCGCGCGCCGGCTACGTCGACCTGCTGCGCAAGCTGAACCTGCCACCGGACTACCTGCTGCTCAACCGCATCCAGTGGGGCGTCAACTCCATCCTCGGCCGCCTGCGCGCGACCGCCAACTGGCACCGCATCGCGCTCGAGCTCTGCAACGGCGCAGAACCGGCCACGGCCCTGGGGCGGGAGGAGGCGGCGTTCATCGCGGCTTCGCCCTACGTCGCGTGA
- a CDS encoding SaoD/DsrE family protein: MRVAYVFSTSGHTASYKLGQMILPQLEEGRHGVDVVGMMFFDDNNYVLRAGDPVGERLAKVAADSGMLLMMCDRCALERGLAQGEVGDCKVSGTVEGVQVGCFPDLYAALAGNPPDHVITL, encoded by the coding sequence GTGCGGGTCGCGTACGTCTTCTCCACGTCAGGGCACACGGCGAGCTACAAGCTCGGCCAGATGATTCTCCCGCAGCTCGAGGAGGGCAGACATGGAGTCGACGTCGTGGGGATGATGTTCTTCGACGACAACAACTACGTGCTTCGCGCGGGCGACCCGGTCGGCGAGCGCCTCGCAAAGGTCGCCGCCGACTCCGGCATGCTGCTCATGATGTGCGACCGCTGCGCGCTCGAGCGGGGCCTCGCGCAGGGCGAGGTGGGGGACTGCAAGGTCTCGGGCACCGTCGAGGGCGTGCAGGTCGGCTGCTTCCCGGATCTCTACGCAGCGCTCGCCGGCAACCCCCCCGACCACGTCATCACCCTCTAA
- a CDS encoding CUAEP/CCAEP-tail radical SAM protein, producing MRVLLIATYEMGHQPVHLASPAAALRAAGHDVACLDLSVQPWDDATVASADAIAFSVPMHTAMRLAVRAAERVRRARPAVPVCFYGLYAPVGRNVTVGRLADQLLAGEYEPALVAWAGGLARQPVVHLGRGRGAFRPPARDLLPPLEHYARLAVDGERRLVGAVEATHGCKHTCRHCPVPTVYGGTFRVVDEQVVAADIDGLVAAGARHITFADPDFLNGPAHALRIVRRLHTRHPGVTFDCTVKVEHVLDRAEIWAQMAAAGCLFVVCAVELLNDRILALLDKGHTAAEAAEAVHLLRRHGIELRPSFLPFTPWTRVDDVGDIVDFVIAHDLIANVDPVQYAIRLLVPEGSLLLDRPELAPHLGPYDAERLTYAWTPLDPATDALQAELAALAEAGAASGEPAGATFLKVHAAVRRAAGQPPPPAVAVGSTEGRPRLTEPWFC from the coding sequence ATGCGCGTCCTGCTGATCGCCACCTACGAGATGGGCCATCAACCCGTCCACCTCGCGTCGCCCGCCGCGGCCCTGCGGGCGGCCGGCCACGACGTCGCGTGCCTCGACCTGTCCGTGCAGCCCTGGGACGACGCGACGGTGGCGTCCGCTGACGCGATCGCGTTCAGCGTGCCGATGCACACGGCGATGCGCCTCGCGGTGCGCGCCGCGGAGCGGGTCCGTCGTGCGCGTCCCGCGGTCCCCGTGTGCTTCTACGGCCTCTACGCGCCGGTCGGCCGGAACGTCACCGTCGGCCGGCTGGCCGACCAGCTGCTCGCAGGCGAGTACGAGCCGGCGCTCGTCGCGTGGGCGGGCGGCCTCGCCCGCCAGCCGGTCGTGCACCTCGGCCGGGGACGTGGCGCGTTCCGGCCGCCCGCCCGTGACCTGCTCCCGCCGCTCGAGCACTACGCGCGCCTCGCCGTGGACGGGGAGCGGCGGCTGGTCGGCGCGGTGGAGGCGACGCACGGCTGCAAGCACACCTGCCGGCACTGCCCGGTGCCGACCGTGTACGGGGGGACGTTCCGGGTGGTCGACGAGCAGGTCGTCGCCGCCGACATCGACGGCCTCGTCGCCGCGGGAGCGCGCCACATCACGTTCGCCGACCCCGACTTCCTGAACGGACCGGCGCACGCGCTGAGGATCGTGCGGCGACTCCACACGCGCCATCCCGGGGTGACGTTCGACTGCACGGTGAAGGTCGAGCACGTTCTCGACCGCGCGGAGATCTGGGCGCAGATGGCGGCTGCGGGCTGCCTGTTCGTCGTCTGCGCGGTCGAGCTGCTGAACGACCGCATCCTCGCCCTGCTCGACAAGGGCCACACCGCCGCCGAGGCCGCCGAGGCGGTGCATCTGCTCCGCCGCCACGGCATCGAGCTGCGGCCGTCGTTCCTGCCGTTCACGCCCTGGACGCGGGTCGACGACGTGGGCGACATCGTTGACTTCGTCATCGCCCACGACCTCATCGCCAACGTCGACCCCGTGCAGTACGCGATCCGGCTGCTGGTGCCCGAGGGATCCCTGCTGCTCGACCGTCCGGAGCTCGCGCCGCACCTGGGCCCCTACGACGCCGAGCGTCTCACCTACGCCTGGACGCCGCTGGACCCGGCCACCGACGCGCTCCAGGCCGAGCTCGCGGCGCTCGCCGAGGCGGGGGCGGCTTCCGGCGAGCCCGCCGGCGCGACGTTTCTGAAGGTGCACGCCGCGGTGCGCCGGGCAGCCGGTCAGCCACCTCCCCCCGCGGTGGCCGTCGGCTCGACCGAGGGCAGGCCGCGGCTCACCGAACCCTGGTTCTGCTGA
- a CDS encoding ATP-grasp domain-containing protein, translated as MARVLLLLPTATYRAPDFLAGAAALGVEVVVACERRQALAGLMGERALRVDLRRPEAAAETIVAAAERTPFDAVVAVDDQGVLVAALAGQRLGLAHNPPAAVAATRDKAVLRQALARAGVPQPVFRVASPDDDVAALAREVGLPCVVKPVSLSASRGVLRADDPAAAAAAGARIRAMLAADGAAPPTLLVEGYLAGGEVAVEGLLRDGALDVLAVFDKPDPMEGPTFEETLLVTPSRLPQGVQAAVTATVADAAAAIGLREGPVHAELRVTPEGTVGMLELAARSIGGLCSRTLRFGLGLSLEEVILRHALGLPLDALAAAFDAAGVLMLPIPRAGTLVGVHGQDAARAVPGVAGVQMTVNPGRPVRPLPEGDRYLGFVFARGETPEDVERALRAAEERLEVEIA; from the coding sequence ATGGCTCGGGTCCTGCTCCTGCTGCCGACCGCGACGTACCGGGCGCCCGACTTCCTCGCCGGGGCCGCGGCCCTCGGCGTGGAGGTCGTCGTGGCCTGCGAGCGCCGGCAGGCCCTCGCCGGGCTCATGGGCGAGCGCGCCCTCCGCGTCGACCTGCGCCGGCCGGAGGCGGCCGCCGAGACGATCGTGGCCGCGGCCGAGCGAACGCCGTTCGACGCCGTCGTGGCCGTGGACGACCAGGGCGTGCTCGTCGCCGCGCTGGCCGGCCAGCGGCTCGGCCTTGCGCACAACCCGCCCGCCGCCGTGGCTGCCACCCGCGACAAGGCCGTTCTCCGCCAGGCGCTGGCCCGGGCGGGCGTGCCGCAGCCGGTGTTCCGGGTCGCCTCGCCGGATGACGACGTCGCCGCGCTGGCCCGCGAGGTCGGTCTGCCGTGCGTCGTCAAGCCGGTGTCGCTGTCGGCGAGCCGGGGGGTCCTGCGCGCCGACGACCCCGCCGCGGCAGCCGCAGCGGGCGCGCGCATCCGCGCGATGCTCGCCGCCGACGGCGCGGCCCCGCCCACCCTGCTCGTCGAGGGCTACCTGGCGGGTGGCGAGGTCGCCGTCGAGGGCCTGCTGCGGGACGGGGCGCTCGACGTCCTCGCGGTGTTCGACAAACCCGACCCGATGGAGGGGCCCACGTTCGAAGAGACGCTGCTCGTCACGCCGTCGCGCCTGCCCCAAGGGGTGCAGGCGGCCGTCACCGCAACAGTGGCGGACGCGGCTGCGGCCATCGGCCTGCGCGAGGGCCCCGTCCATGCCGAGCTGCGCGTCACCCCGGAAGGGACCGTGGGGATGCTCGAGCTCGCCGCCCGCTCCATCGGCGGCCTGTGCTCGCGGACGCTGCGGTTCGGCCTGGGGCTGTCGCTCGAGGAGGTGATCCTGCGCCACGCCCTCGGCCTGCCACTCGACGCCCTGGCCGCCGCCTTCGACGCCGCGGGGGTGCTCATGCTCCCGATCCCACGGGCGGGCACCCTCGTCGGGGTGCACGGGCAGGACGCCGCCCGCGCGGTTCCCGGCGTCGCGGGGGTGCAGATGACCGTCAACCCCGGGCGCCCGGTGCGGCCACTGCCCGAGGGCGACCGCTACCTCGGGTTCGTGTTCGCCCGGGGCGAGACCCCCGAGGATGTCGAGCGGGCGCTGCGCGCGGCCGAGGAGCGCCTGGAGGTGGAGATCGCCTAG
- a CDS encoding NifU family protein, giving the protein MSEHEPVLTVTDAAREKALLFRSRDANADRLALWLEVTGVQGGKYQYNMYLQFLDRAAPGDVVQHHDDLAVVIPEGSVDALRGATLDRTGDLETGGIFVDNPNSPSPAIGSRPPADLSGDVPQRVIQVLDQQINPSIAAHGGRAELVAVEDDTAYLRLSGGCQGCGMASVTLGQGIEVALREAVPEIAKVVDVTDHAAGTNPYFESAKK; this is encoded by the coding sequence ATGAGCGAGCACGAACCGGTCCTCACCGTGACCGATGCCGCCCGTGAGAAGGCGCTGTTGTTCCGCTCGCGAGACGCCAACGCCGACAGGCTCGCCCTCTGGCTCGAGGTCACCGGCGTCCAGGGCGGCAAGTACCAGTACAACATGTACCTGCAGTTCCTCGACCGGGCGGCGCCGGGTGACGTGGTCCAGCACCACGACGACCTTGCGGTGGTCATCCCGGAGGGCAGCGTCGACGCGCTGCGGGGGGCGACCCTCGACCGCACGGGCGACCTCGAGACCGGCGGCATCTTCGTCGACAACCCGAACAGCCCGAGCCCGGCCATCGGCTCCCGCCCGCCGGCGGACCTGTCCGGCGACGTGCCCCAGCGCGTCATCCAGGTGCTCGACCAGCAGATCAACCCGTCCATCGCCGCGCACGGCGGCCGGGCGGAGCTCGTGGCCGTGGAGGACGACACCGCCTACCTGCGCCTGTCCGGCGGGTGCCAGGGCTGTGGGATGGCGTCGGTGACGCTCGGGCAGGGAATCGAGGTCGCGCTGCGTGAAGCGGTTCCCGAGATCGCGAAGGTCGTCGACGTCACCGACCATGCTGCGGGGACGAACCCCTACTTCGAGTCCGCCAAGAAGTAG
- a CDS encoding secondary thiamine-phosphate synthase enzyme YjbQ has translation MDTTTFSLRTGRAFSCTDLTDRIDGWLAGRGDGLCNVFAPHATAGIALMETGSGTEADLETVVDRLLPRDDGVWVHRHGSPGHGADHVLPALVSSSMTVPVLGGRLALGTWQSVVLVDPNRDNAERTVRLSFLGG, from the coding sequence ATGGACACGACGACGTTCTCGCTCCGTACCGGCCGGGCGTTCAGCTGCACGGACCTCACCGACCGGATCGACGGATGGCTCGCCGGCAGGGGCGACGGCCTCTGCAACGTCTTCGCACCCCACGCGACCGCCGGGATCGCACTGATGGAGACGGGGTCGGGGACGGAGGCCGACCTCGAGACGGTCGTCGACCGCCTCCTGCCGCGTGACGACGGTGTCTGGGTGCATCGTCACGGCAGCCCCGGTCACGGCGCGGACCACGTCCTGCCGGCGCTCGTGTCGTCCTCGATGACCGTGCCGGTGCTCGGGGGGCGTCTGGCCCTCGGCACCTGGCAGTCAGTGGTCCTCGTCGATCCGAACAGGGACAACGCCGAGCGGACCGTCCGCCTGTCGTTCCTCGGCGGATAG
- a CDS encoding pirin family protein: MPALSVDNLVTLPRVPPTDPAADRPRRVLAVTTAPTGYEGEGFPVRRAFAGVDLRGLDPFIHMDQIGEVEYAPGEPKGTAWHPHRGFETVTYIIDGQIAHQDSQGGGGLIADGDTQWMTAGEGILHIEAPPEQLVMSGGLFHGFQLWVNLPAERKLVAPRYQDIRATKVGLLASADGAALLRVIAGEVAGQHGPGVTHTPIAVVHATLHPGATLTLPWRRDFNALVYTLAGQGTAGAERRPLRTGQLAVYGPGDTIVLAADERQESRSPAMDVIILGGRPIREPVVAYGPFVMNTKAEVLQAFADFQAGRFGRIPPSHTAGRGDVPSGS; encoded by the coding sequence GTGCCAGCGCTCAGCGTCGACAACCTCGTGACCCTCCCGAGGGTCCCGCCCACCGACCCGGCGGCCGACCGGCCGCGTCGGGTTCTCGCGGTCACCACCGCCCCCACCGGCTACGAGGGTGAGGGGTTCCCGGTCCGCCGGGCGTTCGCCGGCGTCGACCTGCGCGGCCTCGACCCGTTCATCCACATGGACCAGATCGGCGAGGTCGAGTACGCGCCTGGCGAGCCGAAGGGCACCGCCTGGCACCCCCACCGCGGGTTCGAGACGGTCACCTACATCATCGACGGGCAGATCGCCCACCAGGACTCGCAGGGCGGTGGGGGGCTCATCGCCGACGGCGACACCCAGTGGATGACCGCCGGTGAGGGCATCCTCCACATCGAGGCCCCACCGGAGCAGCTCGTCATGAGCGGGGGGCTGTTCCACGGCTTCCAGCTGTGGGTGAACCTGCCGGCGGAACGCAAGCTCGTCGCTCCCCGCTACCAGGACATCCGCGCGACCAAGGTCGGTCTGCTCGCGTCCGCGGACGGCGCGGCGCTCCTGCGCGTCATCGCCGGTGAGGTCGCCGGGCAGCACGGCCCGGGCGTCACCCACACCCCCATAGCCGTCGTCCACGCCACCCTGCACCCGGGGGCGACGCTCACGCTGCCGTGGCGGCGGGACTTCAACGCCCTCGTCTACACGCTGGCGGGCCAGGGCACCGCAGGAGCCGAGCGTCGGCCACTGCGCACGGGCCAGCTCGCGGTCTACGGCCCCGGCGACACCATCGTGCTCGCCGCGGACGAGAGGCAGGAGTCACGCAGCCCGGCGATGGACGTCATCATCCTCGGTGGCCGCCCCATCCGTGAGCCGGTCGTCGCCTACGGCCCGTTCGTGATGAACACGAAGGCCGAGGTCCTCCAGGCGTTCGCGGATTTCCAGGCCGGGCGCTTCGGGAGGATCCCCCCGTCCCACACCGCCGGGCGCGGCGACGTCCCCTCAGGCTCCTGA
- a CDS encoding acetoacetate--CoA ligase, whose translation MSAILWRPTPGQVEQTLLHRFTRDVLGRDAGYHELWQWSVDEPEAFWGAVWRDGGVRASRGYDRVMGEVRMPGTAWFPGARLNFAENLLRRADERPAILAAAEGREDETVTWGQLRRRVAAAQQGLAGLGVGPGDRVAGFLPNGVATVVLALATISLGGIWSSCSPDFGPMGVVDRFGQIRPKVLAVADGYRYNGRLHELAGKVGGVLSAIDAVAHVVTVDFAGVGIDVGPHPVTTYEQLLAGGATEPAFVALPPDHPVYILYTSGTTGAPKSIVHGAAGTLVKHLAEHRLASDVRPGDVVFWFTTTGWMMWNWLVSALASEATIVLYDGGPAHPDIGALWRLAERAGVTHFGTSPKFVAANERAGARPADLADLSRLRMVLSTGSPLTPEQFDWVYANVRDDVPLASVSGGTDLIGCFAGGAPTLPVRRGELQARSLGMAVQAWDAAGRPVIGEKGELVCTRPFPSMPVGFWDDPDGTRYHEAYFAAHPGVWTHGDFIEIRPEGGVVIYGRSDTTLNPGGVRIGTAEIYRSLAAVPEVADAVVFGRPVDGDVEVVLCVVPASGVTLDEALTDRIRVAIREATSPRHVPAHVFAVPDVPYTFSGKKVEKAVARVVAGERVDNRDALANPDALDGYANLPFPDSARASGA comes from the coding sequence ATGAGCGCGATCCTCTGGCGGCCCACGCCCGGCCAGGTCGAGCAGACCCTGCTGCACCGCTTCACGCGGGATGTCCTCGGCCGCGACGCCGGCTACCACGAGCTGTGGCAGTGGTCGGTCGACGAGCCCGAGGCGTTCTGGGGAGCGGTCTGGCGGGACGGGGGCGTGCGCGCCTCACGCGGTTACGACCGCGTCATGGGCGAGGTCCGCATGCCAGGAACCGCCTGGTTCCCCGGGGCTCGCCTGAACTTCGCGGAGAACCTCCTGCGTCGCGCCGACGAGCGCCCTGCCATCCTCGCCGCCGCCGAGGGCCGCGAGGACGAGACGGTGACGTGGGGGCAGCTGCGGCGGCGGGTCGCCGCAGCCCAGCAGGGTCTCGCCGGCCTCGGCGTCGGCCCCGGCGACCGGGTCGCCGGCTTCCTACCGAACGGCGTGGCGACGGTCGTGCTCGCGCTCGCCACCATCTCCCTCGGTGGGATCTGGTCGTCGTGCTCCCCCGACTTCGGCCCGATGGGGGTCGTCGACCGCTTCGGGCAGATCCGCCCGAAGGTCCTCGCCGTCGCGGATGGCTACCGCTACAACGGCCGGCTCCACGAGCTGGCCGGCAAGGTCGGCGGCGTGCTCTCGGCCATCGACGCCGTCGCGCACGTGGTGACGGTGGACTTCGCCGGCGTCGGCATCGACGTCGGGCCGCACCCCGTGACGACGTACGAGCAGCTCCTCGCGGGCGGCGCCACGGAGCCCGCGTTCGTCGCCCTTCCACCCGACCATCCCGTCTACATCCTCTACACGTCGGGAACGACGGGGGCGCCGAAGAGCATCGTGCACGGCGCCGCGGGGACGCTGGTGAAGCATCTCGCGGAGCACCGCCTCGCAAGCGATGTGCGGCCGGGCGACGTCGTGTTCTGGTTCACCACGACCGGCTGGATGATGTGGAACTGGCTGGTGTCCGCGCTGGCCAGCGAGGCCACCATCGTCCTCTACGACGGCGGCCCCGCCCACCCCGACATCGGTGCCCTCTGGCGCCTGGCGGAGCGAGCCGGCGTCACGCACTTCGGCACGAGCCCGAAGTTCGTCGCCGCGAACGAGCGGGCGGGCGCCCGCCCCGCCGACCTCGCGGACCTCTCCCGCCTGCGCATGGTGCTGTCCACGGGCTCGCCGCTGACGCCCGAGCAGTTCGACTGGGTCTACGCCAACGTCCGCGACGACGTCCCGCTCGCCTCGGTGTCCGGCGGGACCGACCTCATCGGCTGCTTCGCCGGCGGGGCGCCGACGCTGCCGGTGCGCCGCGGCGAGCTGCAGGCCCGCAGCCTCGGCATGGCCGTCCAGGCGTGGGACGCCGCGGGCAGGCCGGTGATCGGCGAGAAGGGCGAGCTGGTGTGCACGCGTCCGTTCCCTTCGATGCCGGTCGGGTTCTGGGACGACCCGGACGGCACGCGCTACCACGAGGCGTACTTCGCTGCGCACCCGGGGGTGTGGACGCACGGCGACTTCATCGAGATCCGCCCCGAGGGCGGTGTGGTGATCTACGGGCGCAGCGACACGACGCTGAACCCGGGCGGCGTGCGCATCGGCACAGCGGAGATCTACCGGTCGCTCGCGGCCGTGCCGGAGGTGGCCGACGCGGTGGTCTTCGGCCGCCCGGTCGATGGCGACGTCGAGGTCGTCCTCTGCGTCGTGCCCGCCTCGGGGGTGACGCTCGACGAGGCGCTCACCGACCGCATCCGCGTGGCGATCCGTGAGGCGACGAGCCCCCGTCACGTTCCCGCGCACGTGTTCGCCGTCCCCGACGTCCCCTACACGTTCAGCGGGAAGAAGGTCGAGAAGGCGGTGGCCCGGGTCGTCGCCGGCGAGCGGGTCGACAACCGTGACGCACTCGCGAACCCCGACGCCCTCGACGGCTACGCGAACCTGCCGTTCCCCGACTCCGCCCGGGCGTCAGGAGCCTGA